The following coding sequences lie in one Paenibacillus durus ATCC 35681 genomic window:
- a CDS encoding GNAT family N-acetyltransferase: MMGELAPERDFYIRLLDSDETPPYELLLLADPSREMVDRYLKQGTCYIAVLPEEALPQKPVGVFVLLLRDAETVEIMNIAVREDAQDKGIGTRLLQAAIEIAKAPGARNIEIGTGNSSLQQLALYQKCGFRIIGVDRDFFIRNYTEAIYENGIQCRDMIRLRYEVGEKALTRHSGDSIL, translated from the coding sequence ATGATGGGGGAACTTGCTCCGGAACGAGATTTTTACATTCGGTTGTTGGACTCTGACGAAACGCCGCCTTATGAACTGCTGCTGCTCGCCGACCCGTCCCGTGAGATGGTCGACCGCTATCTGAAGCAGGGAACCTGTTACATTGCCGTGCTGCCCGAAGAGGCATTGCCGCAGAAGCCGGTTGGCGTCTTCGTGCTGCTGCTGAGGGATGCGGAGACCGTTGAGATTATGAATATCGCCGTAAGGGAAGACGCTCAGGACAAGGGGATTGGGACAAGATTGCTGCAAGCTGCAATTGAAATAGCGAAAGCGCCTGGAGCCCGGAACATCGAGATTGGCACGGGGAACTCCAGTCTTCAACAACTGGCGCTTTATCAAAAATGCGGATTTCGGATCATTGGCGTTGACCGCGATTTTTTTATCCGAAACTATACGGAAGCCATCTATGAGAACGGCATACAGTGCCGGGATATGATCCGGTTAAGGTATGAAGTTGGGGAAAAAGCATTGACAAGACACAGCGGGGATTCTATACTTTAA
- a CDS encoding TetR/AcrR family transcriptional regulator: MDNLTSADFSAPSNRKDANKNTQRVLSAAHKLFADKGIEATMEEIASEAGVGVGTVQRRFSSKTRLAAAVVTDVFLKVKEKQLEVVQMAVPADRKMRLLFEIFSASHRQYGKIHSLGLHLATAGELGDDMKTSLMSGLEGGVWKVIIQGQDEGLFREGDPVLMELLIINMINPDLILKLNERIPADEIPKCVTDMILLGLTRR, encoded by the coding sequence ATGGATAACTTGACAAGCGCCGACTTTTCGGCGCCGAGCAACCGCAAAGATGCAAATAAAAATACACAGCGAGTGCTGTCTGCCGCCCATAAGTTGTTTGCCGATAAAGGAATCGAGGCTACAATGGAGGAGATTGCCTCCGAAGCAGGCGTTGGCGTAGGGACTGTACAAAGACGTTTTTCAAGCAAAACGAGGCTTGCCGCGGCTGTTGTGACCGATGTGTTCCTGAAAGTGAAAGAGAAACAGCTTGAAGTAGTACAGATGGCGGTTCCGGCCGACCGTAAAATGCGGCTGCTGTTCGAAATTTTCTCCGCTTCCCACCGGCAGTATGGGAAAATCCACAGCTTAGGGCTTCACTTGGCAACTGCCGGAGAATTGGGCGATGATATGAAAACCTCTTTAATGTCGGGACTTGAAGGGGGCGTGTGGAAGGTTATTATACAGGGCCAAGACGAGGGCCTGTTTAGAGAAGGAGATCCGGTATTAATGGAACTGCTTATTATCAACATGATCAACCCGGACCTTATTCTCAAATTGAACGAACGGATTCCGGCAGATGAGATCCCAAAGTGTGTTACGGACATGATTCTTCTAGGTCTAACCCGTAGGTAA
- a CDS encoding carboxymuconolactone decarboxylase family protein, protein MEQRMNYYKIAPEAFKIMMEMEKYIAAIELDPRLRELIKIRVSQINGCAFCLNMHSADARKIGETEQRIFCVSAWGECAFYSDAEKAALELAEHVTLVQAKRVPEELYHRVREHYSEREYVDLIMLINQMNSWNRISISMGVVAK, encoded by the coding sequence ATGGAACAACGGATGAATTATTACAAAATAGCTCCTGAAGCGTTTAAGATTATGATGGAAATGGAGAAATATATTGCGGCTATTGAACTCGACCCGAGGCTTCGTGAGCTTATCAAGATCCGCGTCTCTCAAATTAACGGCTGTGCTTTCTGCCTAAATATGCACAGTGCCGATGCACGGAAGATAGGAGAGACGGAGCAGCGCATATTCTGCGTCAGCGCGTGGGGAGAATGCGCCTTCTACTCCGATGCCGAGAAGGCTGCCCTGGAGCTCGCCGAGCATGTTACTCTGGTCCAGGCGAAGCGTGTTCCGGAAGAGCTGTATCATCGTGTGCGCGAGCACTACAGTGAGAGAGAATATGTGGATCTCATTATGCTGATCAACCAGATGAATAGCTGGAACCGCATTTCGATTTCGATGGGTGTAGTTGCGAAGTGA
- a CDS encoding MATE family efflux transporter codes for MSSNLLETAHETRGQKAKIILALAIPAMIENFFQTVVGFVDTLFVSKLGLTEVAAVGVTNAILAVYIAVFMALGVGTSSMIAKSVGAGDFDKAKAIAKQSTWAGLAAGLFFGIVTFFFAESLLRVMGAEPNVVAEGVKYFRIVAVPSILISLMTVFGSILRAAGNTKTPMKIGLWINVFHIPLDYVLIFGIPGFDGLGITGAAWATTMVRIAGTVLLYLHIRKTRLSFPITQGFIFNREFALPLLKLSTPAAIERLIMRFGQVLYFGLIVRISTETYAAHTIAGNIEVFSYMPGYGLAVAAATLVGQSLGAKRQDDAYQFGKIAAVIAVLFMSFVGVLLFFLSPAAAAWFTDEMEVRGMVITALRIDAFAQPFLAIGLVLAGALQGAGDTKSPLYSTTIGMWLIRVIGVYVLGISMGLGIAGVWLSIAIDLVVRALFLMYRFNKKLA; via the coding sequence GTGTCATCGAACTTGCTGGAGACCGCGCATGAAACCCGAGGGCAGAAAGCCAAAATCATACTGGCATTAGCTATCCCGGCTATGATTGAGAATTTTTTTCAAACGGTCGTTGGATTTGTCGATACATTGTTTGTATCTAAGCTTGGATTGACAGAGGTTGCAGCCGTCGGTGTGACCAATGCGATCTTAGCGGTTTACATAGCTGTGTTTATGGCGCTTGGTGTAGGCACCTCTTCCATGATCGCAAAAAGTGTGGGAGCAGGGGATTTTGACAAAGCTAAAGCCATTGCCAAACAGTCAACATGGGCAGGCTTGGCGGCGGGATTATTTTTTGGAATAGTTACGTTCTTCTTTGCTGAATCCTTATTGCGTGTCATGGGAGCGGAGCCGAATGTAGTAGCTGAAGGGGTAAAGTATTTCCGTATTGTTGCGGTACCCTCAATTCTGATTTCGTTAATGACGGTATTTGGCAGCATATTAAGGGCGGCGGGCAATACCAAGACCCCTATGAAGATCGGACTGTGGATTAACGTCTTTCATATTCCTCTGGATTATGTACTCATTTTCGGGATTCCCGGATTCGACGGTCTTGGCATTACAGGTGCGGCGTGGGCGACTACGATGGTGCGGATTGCGGGTACGGTTCTTCTGTATCTTCACATTCGGAAGACGAGGTTATCTTTCCCGATTACCCAGGGGTTCATTTTTAATCGTGAATTTGCTTTACCTTTATTGAAATTGTCCACACCTGCTGCTATTGAACGGCTTATCATGCGTTTCGGCCAGGTGCTGTACTTCGGCTTAATTGTCCGGATCAGCACCGAGACCTATGCCGCTCACACCATAGCAGGCAATATCGAGGTGTTCTCTTATATGCCCGGGTATGGCTTAGCGGTAGCGGCAGCTACGCTTGTAGGGCAGAGCTTAGGGGCGAAACGTCAAGATGACGCCTACCAATTTGGAAAAATAGCCGCCGTGATCGCTGTCCTGTTCATGTCCTTCGTGGGTGTTCTGTTATTCTTCCTATCCCCTGCCGCCGCAGCATGGTTTACAGACGAGATGGAGGTTCGCGGTATGGTCATTACAGCCCTGCGTATTGATGCATTCGCCCAGCCCTTCCTGGCGATCGGATTAGTGTTAGCAGGAGCATTGCAGGGCGCGGGAGACACCAAAAGTCCACTATATAGCACAACTATAGGCATGTGGCTCATTCGGGTTATAGGCGTTTATGTTCTGGGGATTTCGATGGGGCTTGGAATCGCGGGAGTATGGCTGTCTATTGCAATAGACTTGGTTGTGAGGGCTTTGTTCTTAATGTATCGTTTCAACAAGAAACTTGCCTGA
- a CDS encoding class I SAM-dependent methyltransferase — protein sequence MNNQWNRLVYKAWSPVYDIFFNSPPFRSARKRIFQKAKIKKGSRVLLVGVGTGADLSYLLGLNIKISAVDLSKEMLAQARKKDPSNEVDFLEMDAQRLSFPEGHFDAVIANLILSVVPDAGKCFSEMVRVTKHGGQIIIMDKFASRSGKLPKPMVFLRPIIAVMGTDIGRSFEQISSPYQNHFTIQIDEGVMLGGMYRGILLQKGKAFHEGT from the coding sequence ATGAACAATCAATGGAACAGGTTGGTTTATAAGGCTTGGTCGCCCGTCTACGATATTTTTTTCAACTCGCCGCCATTCCGATCTGCACGAAAGAGAATTTTCCAAAAGGCAAAAATTAAGAAAGGAAGCAGGGTTCTGCTTGTGGGTGTTGGTACTGGTGCTGACCTTTCGTACCTTTTGGGCCTAAATATAAAGATTTCAGCTGTCGACCTTTCTAAGGAAATGCTTGCCCAGGCTCGAAAAAAGGATCCTTCGAATGAAGTTGACTTTCTTGAGATGGACGCACAACGACTTTCATTTCCAGAAGGTCATTTCGATGCCGTTATTGCAAACTTAATTTTATCGGTTGTTCCTGATGCCGGTAAATGCTTCAGCGAAATGGTTCGCGTAACAAAGCACGGAGGGCAAATCATTATAATGGATAAATTTGCATCCCGTAGTGGGAAACTGCCGAAACCAATGGTTTTTCTCCGACCTATTATTGCGGTTATGGGTACAGACATTGGACGGAGTTTTGAACAAATTTCCTCCCCGTACCAGAATCACTTTACTATCCAAATCGATGAAGGAGTTATGCTTGGCGGTATGTACAGAGGTATTTTACTGCAGAAAGGGAAGGCTTTTCATGAAGGAACATGA
- a CDS encoding class I SAM-dependent methyltransferase has product MEKYWNHNTAFHEELVADAKERGGRVLDIGCGDGLLLQRLAPFAQQVVGIDPDTQTIARAQTRLASISNVSLINGDFLAMPAPSQKELYSTVICVATLHHMDLRTALSKMRQVLAPGGRLLIVGLAADKSFIDFIISGLLVLPIRFMDRLHGGMQDVGVRIADPKESLSEIRQAAHEVLPGANIRRRFYYRYLMSWNKPILEH; this is encoded by the coding sequence ATGGAGAAATATTGGAATCACAATACTGCATTTCACGAAGAGTTAGTAGCAGATGCAAAGGAACGAGGTGGACGGGTCCTTGACATCGGCTGTGGTGACGGTTTATTGCTCCAACGCCTAGCTCCTTTCGCTCAACAGGTTGTCGGAATTGACCCTGATACGCAAACTATTGCGCGCGCGCAGACTCGTCTAGCTTCGATCTCAAATGTGTCGCTCATAAACGGCGACTTCCTTGCAATGCCAGCCCCTTCTCAGAAGGAACTATATTCTACGGTCATTTGCGTAGCAACTTTGCATCATATGGATTTGAGAACTGCACTGTCAAAAATGCGCCAAGTTCTCGCACCAGGTGGGAGACTCCTTATAGTTGGATTAGCAGCCGACAAATCGTTCATAGATTTTATCATCTCTGGACTTCTTGTTCTCCCAATCCGTTTCATGGATCGACTTCATGGCGGAATGCAAGACGTAGGTGTTCGGATTGCAGATCCTAAAGAGTCTTTAAGCGAGATTCGCCAAGCGGCACATGAGGTACTGCCTGGGGCAAATATCCGACGCCGCTTCTATTACCGATATCTAATGTCATGGAACAAACCTATATTAGAACATTAA
- a CDS encoding Cfr family 23S rRNA (adenine(2503)-C(8))-methyltransferase codes for MKSTSKYERIQHLLSDLKQPAYRFQQIADAIFKQRIGEYDQMTIIPKAIRNELIQNFGENVLNLTPVMQKTSNQVNKVLFAIEGNEHVEAVQLSYERGWKSYCISSQCGCGYGCRFCATGTIGLKRNLTADEITDQLLYFHFNGQALDSVSFMGMGEALANPYIFDTLKILTDSRTFGLGHRRITVSTIGIIPGIDRLTKEFPQVNLTFSLHSPFDEQRSELMPINNRFPLNDVLNKLDQHISDTGRKVYIAYILLRGENDSNEHAEAIAALLKNRGPWEHLYHVNLIPYNSTDATPDSFHQSDKEQVQRFAHILKSKGIKVTVRTQFGTDIDAACGQLYGHNN; via the coding sequence ATGAAATCAACTTCGAAATACGAAAGAATTCAACACTTATTGTCGGATTTAAAACAACCTGCATATCGTTTCCAACAAATCGCGGACGCGATCTTCAAGCAAAGAATTGGTGAATATGACCAAATGACTATAATTCCTAAAGCTATAAGAAACGAGCTAATACAAAACTTTGGCGAAAATGTTTTGAACTTAACTCCAGTTATGCAAAAAACATCTAATCAAGTTAATAAAGTGCTTTTTGCTATTGAAGGTAACGAACATGTAGAAGCAGTTCAACTAAGCTACGAACGCGGCTGGAAGTCATACTGCATTTCAAGCCAATGCGGATGTGGATACGGTTGTCGTTTCTGTGCTACAGGAACAATTGGACTAAAACGGAACCTAACAGCAGATGAAATTACCGATCAACTGTTGTACTTTCATTTTAACGGACAGGCTTTAGATAGTGTTTCATTTATGGGGATGGGGGAGGCTTTAGCCAATCCTTATATTTTCGATACGCTCAAAATTCTAACAGATTCACGAACCTTTGGCTTAGGGCATCGCAGAATTACAGTTTCCACCATTGGGATTATACCGGGGATAGATCGGTTAACAAAAGAATTTCCACAAGTTAACCTTACCTTTTCACTTCACTCCCCTTTTGATGAACAACGGAGTGAGCTTATGCCGATTAATAATCGTTTTCCGCTTAATGACGTGTTAAATAAGTTAGATCAGCATATTAGTGATACAGGTAGAAAAGTTTACATTGCGTATATATTACTTCGGGGAGAAAACGATTCAAATGAGCACGCAGAAGCTATCGCTGCTTTATTAAAAAACCGAGGTCCTTGGGAACATTTATATCACGTCAATCTGATACCTTACAACTCAACCGACGCAACACCTGATAGTTTTCATCAATCTGACAAAGAACAAGTTCAAAGGTTTGCTCATATTTTAAAGTCAAAGGGAATCAAAGTCACTGTGAGGACTCAATTTGGAACGGACATTGATGCAGCATGCGGTCAACTTTACGGGCACAATAACTGA
- a CDS encoding CD3324 family protein yields MRYINANEILPKELVEKLQDFIQGEYIYIPAIKDHHKSWGEVSGFRKEIDRRNNEIINAYSSGSSIQELAEYYCLSVYAIRKIIYSK; encoded by the coding sequence ATGAGATATATTAACGCGAATGAAATTCTTCCAAAAGAGTTGGTGGAAAAGTTACAAGATTTCATACAAGGTGAATACATCTATATTCCCGCAATAAAAGATCATCATAAAAGTTGGGGAGAAGTCTCCGGTTTTCGAAAAGAGATTGATAGGAGAAATAATGAAATAATAAATGCCTATTCATCTGGTTCTTCAATACAAGAACTGGCGGAATATTACTGTCTTTCTGTTTATGCTATAAGAAAAATAATATACAGCAAATGA
- the rplD gene encoding 50S ribosomal protein L4: protein MLNVTIYNMEGNRVGEMELNESIFGIVSNESVMHDAVVNYLANKRSGTQSALTRGEVRGGGRKPYKQNKIDKSRAGSIRMPHWRGGGVVFAPKPRDYSYKLNKKVKRLAIQSALSSKVRSKEFIVVDEIKLEIYRTKSIVAMLNALGAEKKTLIVTPSIDNYVFKSANNIPGVETAVADSLNVYNILNCDKLIIAKEAVTIITEIHSQ, encoded by the coding sequence ATGTTGAATGTAACTATTTATAATATGGAAGGTAACCGTGTTGGTGAAATGGAACTGAATGAGTCCATTTTTGGTATTGTCTCCAATGAATCAGTTATGCATGATGCAGTTGTGAATTATCTTGCAAATAAACGTAGCGGAACACAATCTGCATTAACGCGTGGGGAGGTTAGAGGTGGCGGTAGAAAACCCTATAAGCAGAATAAAATCGATAAATCTAGAGCAGGTTCGATCCGAATGCCACATTGGCGTGGCGGTGGAGTTGTCTTTGCTCCTAAGCCCCGTGACTATAGCTACAAGCTTAATAAAAAAGTTAAGCGGCTCGCTATACAATCTGCATTATCAAGCAAAGTTAGGAGTAAAGAATTTATCGTTGTTGATGAAATTAAATTAGAAATTTACAGAACAAAGTCTATAGTGGCCATGCTTAATGCTCTTGGCGCAGAAAAAAAGACACTAATTGTTACACCTTCGATAGATAACTATGTTTTTAAAAGTGCTAATAATATACCTGGTGTAGAAACCGCTGTAGCTGACTCACTTAATGTATACAATATTTTGAATTGTGATAAATTAATAATTGCTAAAGAAGCTGTCACAATAATTACAGAAATACACTCCCAATAA
- a CDS encoding mannitol-1-phosphate 5-dehydrogenase: MKAVHFGAGNIGRGFIGPVLSRSGYNVCFVGRNKRKIAELQKRGQYPVTLANENRDKFIVDNVTAINLNDTEKVAEAIADAELVTTAVGVSALKDIAGTIARGIELRLSQSTPQPLHIIACENGIGGSQRLRKSVYRHLRPDVIKRAERIVAFPNTMVDRIVPVQKHADPLAVVVEPFSEWIVPRSGMIGDYNEIEGVRYVDKLEPYLERKLFTVNTGHCSAAYFGYLEGYTSLQDAMSDPGIRSRVYGVLQETGAMLVHLYGFDPAQHEKYIKKMMDRFANRNFNDKVSRVARSPLRKLSPNERLVRPAMKAHELGFETSHLVSAIASALLYENNDDPEAVSLQMAIRSSGIEKVVSDELGIPAEHPLHSRIVEEYFNTCVKYQHKAGLNFKAIADSLNPSAVSDNP; encoded by the coding sequence GTGAAAGCCGTACATTTTGGAGCAGGCAATATTGGCAGAGGGTTTATCGGCCCCGTCTTGTCTCGCTCCGGTTATAACGTTTGTTTCGTCGGACGCAATAAGAGAAAGATTGCCGAACTGCAAAAGAGGGGACAATATCCGGTCACCCTGGCCAACGAGAACCGGGATAAATTTATTGTGGATAATGTAACAGCCATTAATTTGAATGATACCGAGAAGGTGGCGGAGGCGATCGCCGACGCTGAACTTGTAACGACCGCCGTCGGAGTCTCTGCGCTGAAGGATATTGCGGGAACGATAGCCCGCGGCATCGAGCTGCGGCTGAGCCAAAGCACACCCCAGCCCTTGCATATTATCGCCTGCGAGAATGGAATCGGGGGAAGCCAGCGGTTAAGAAAATCCGTATATCGGCATTTGCGGCCGGACGTGATCAAGCGCGCCGAACGCATTGTGGCGTTTCCGAATACGATGGTCGACCGCATTGTGCCCGTCCAAAAGCATGCCGATCCGCTGGCAGTCGTGGTTGAACCTTTCAGCGAGTGGATTGTCCCGCGAAGCGGGATGATCGGCGATTATAACGAGATCGAAGGGGTACGTTACGTCGATAAACTCGAACCGTATCTGGAACGGAAGCTGTTTACCGTTAACACAGGTCATTGCAGCGCCGCTTATTTCGGATATCTTGAGGGCTATACTTCACTTCAGGATGCGATGTCCGATCCTGGTATCCGTTCCCGGGTATACGGCGTTCTGCAAGAAACGGGGGCGATGCTGGTACACTTATACGGATTCGACCCGGCGCAGCACGAGAAGTACATTAAGAAAATGATGGACCGCTTCGCAAACCGTAATTTCAATGATAAGGTCTCGCGAGTGGCCCGATCTCCGCTCCGCAAGCTTTCCCCGAATGAACGGCTTGTACGGCCTGCGATGAAGGCGCATGAGCTTGGATTCGAAACTTCTCATCTGGTCTCGGCTATTGCCTCCGCGCTGCTCTATGAGAATAATGATGATCCGGAGGCGGTAAGTCTTCAAATGGCTATTCGGAGTTCGGGTATTGAAAAGGTCGTGTCCGATGAATTGGGCATTCCGGCCGAACATCCGCTGCACAGCCGCATTGTAGAGGAGTATTTCAACACCTGTGTAAAATACCAGCACAAGGCCGGCTTGAACTTTAAGGCGATTGCTGATTCCTTAAACCCTTCGGCGGTATCCGACAACCCGTAA
- a CDS encoding HAD family hydrolase — MIKGLIFDFDGTIIDTETAWYTAFQEAYKEHDVDLTLEQYSTCIGTSLNSFNPYEYLMTDLKLDIDKDEFRKAVRQRHSELMELQAVRPGIQYYLDSAKAAGLKIGLATSSDRNWIDKYMDQLGIREYFDCICTADDVENVKPDPELYQKALSCLGLKPEEAVAIEDSPNGSKAAAAAGLDCVVIPNEITSYLKFEAPHHKIESLSHLDFDHVFTRRCFQDMNLQV; from the coding sequence TTGATCAAAGGACTGATTTTTGATTTTGACGGAACGATTATCGATACGGAGACGGCTTGGTACACCGCATTTCAGGAAGCCTATAAGGAACATGATGTCGATTTGACGCTTGAACAGTATTCAACTTGCATCGGAACAAGCCTGAACAGTTTTAATCCTTACGAATACCTGATGACGGATTTGAAGCTTGACATTGACAAAGATGAATTCAGAAAGGCTGTCCGGCAAAGGCACAGCGAGCTGATGGAACTTCAAGCGGTACGTCCGGGCATTCAGTATTATTTGGATTCGGCCAAAGCGGCCGGACTGAAAATTGGGCTTGCCACCAGCTCGGATAGAAATTGGATTGACAAATATATGGATCAGCTCGGCATCCGCGAATATTTCGACTGCATCTGTACTGCGGACGATGTCGAGAATGTAAAACCCGATCCGGAATTGTATCAGAAGGCACTATCCTGCCTCGGGTTGAAGCCTGAAGAGGCTGTGGCTATCGAGGATTCGCCGAACGGCTCCAAAGCTGCTGCTGCGGCCGGCCTTGATTGTGTCGTGATTCCGAACGAAATCACAAGTTATCTTAAATTTGAAGCTCCGCATCACAAAATAGAGAGTTTATCACACCTCGATTTCGACCATGTGTTTACCCGCCGCTGTTTCCAAGATATGAATCTCCAGGTTTAA
- a CDS encoding HoxN/HupN/NixA family nickel/cobalt transporter translates to MRRISASNGYVYFLVVLALHVLGGAGFLTAAARQPELWGLGLLAYTLGLRHAFDADHISAIDNTIRKLIERKRNPLGVGMYFSLGHSTVVFLMVLVIALSMNRLVLDNQALREAGGLIGTFVSGFFLIFIGLINVFTLVKLWRGARGAANGTDGDSGLSHTHGPKGILTRLLTPAFRMINKSWHMYPLGFLFGLGFDTATEVSLLAITASTANKSFSIIGILSLPLLFAAGMSLMDTIDGAIMTRAYRWAFISYKKKTAYNLIITGVSVISAFFIGAVQLVHLIEAKWPQHLQWINSLDIAHLGYALTGFLILSWIVSMIIWKGMRRRQAA, encoded by the coding sequence ATGAGGAGAATTTCCGCCAGTAACGGCTATGTCTACTTTCTTGTTGTATTGGCGCTGCATGTGTTGGGAGGAGCCGGATTTCTCACGGCTGCGGCCCGTCAGCCGGAGCTGTGGGGGCTTGGCCTTTTGGCTTATACGCTCGGTCTTCGCCACGCTTTTGATGCCGATCATATTTCGGCCATTGACAATACGATCCGGAAGCTGATCGAACGAAAAAGGAACCCCTTAGGGGTAGGCATGTATTTTTCCCTCGGGCACTCGACGGTTGTCTTTCTCATGGTGCTTGTGATCGCGCTCTCGATGAACAGACTTGTGCTCGACAATCAGGCGCTGCGTGAAGCCGGCGGGCTGATCGGCACGTTCGTATCCGGTTTCTTCCTGATCTTCATCGGACTGATTAATGTGTTCACGCTTGTGAAGCTATGGCGCGGAGCCCGGGGGGCGGCGAATGGAACAGACGGGGATTCTGGATTGAGCCATACGCATGGACCCAAGGGGATATTGACCCGATTGTTGACGCCTGCCTTTCGAATGATCAACAAAAGCTGGCATATGTATCCGCTCGGATTTCTGTTCGGGCTTGGCTTTGATACGGCGACGGAAGTGAGTCTGCTGGCGATAACGGCCAGTACCGCGAATAAATCGTTCTCCATTATCGGCATTCTGTCCCTGCCGCTGCTGTTTGCAGCCGGAATGAGCTTGATGGACACGATCGACGGCGCAATTATGACCAGGGCCTACCGCTGGGCATTCATTTCCTATAAGAAAAAAACAGCCTATAACCTGATCATTACCGGTGTCTCGGTTATATCCGCGTTTTTTATCGGCGCCGTTCAGCTTGTTCACTTAATTGAAGCAAAATGGCCGCAGCATCTCCAGTGGATCAACAGCCTCGATATCGCTCACCTTGGCTATGCTTTGACCGGATTTCTGATATTGAGCTGGATCGTCTCGATGATCATTTGGAAAGGGATGAGACGCAGACAGGCCGCTTGA
- the hypE gene encoding hydrogenase expression/formation protein HypE, protein MSEIITLAHGSGGKLTHQLIQGIFQKHFRNDWLLEGGDSAVLETLPGQMAFTTDSYVIHPLFFRGGNIGKLAVCGTVNDLAVCGAIPKYMSCGWIIEEGFPLEELEEIAESMAATAREAGVFIVTGDTKIVPRGCADKLFLNTSGVGFIPEGLRLSPALIRPGDQVIVTGTIGDHGTAILIEREQLQVETGLASDCAPLNGMLERVTASLGGAVRLMRDPTRGGVATTLNEFTEGQDFGIRLEENALPVKGEVSGLCGMLGMDPLYIANEGKALLIVDGTQADRVIELLRSHPNGQDAAIIGEVVADHPGKVYMRTLAGGHRIIDMLVGDQLPRIC, encoded by the coding sequence ATGAGCGAAATTATTACTTTAGCCCACGGCAGCGGAGGGAAGCTGACCCATCAACTGATCCAAGGGATATTTCAGAAGCACTTCCGGAACGATTGGCTGCTTGAGGGCGGCGATTCGGCCGTGCTGGAAACTCTCCCGGGACAAATGGCGTTCACCACGGATTCCTATGTCATTCATCCGCTTTTTTTCAGGGGAGGGAACATCGGAAAGCTGGCGGTCTGCGGGACTGTTAACGATCTGGCGGTCTGCGGTGCGATTCCCAAGTATATGAGCTGCGGCTGGATCATCGAAGAAGGGTTTCCTCTGGAGGAACTGGAGGAGATTGCGGAATCCATGGCGGCAACCGCCAGGGAAGCCGGCGTATTTATCGTAACCGGCGATACCAAGATCGTTCCGAGAGGCTGTGCGGACAAGCTGTTCCTTAACACCTCCGGAGTGGGCTTTATTCCTGAAGGTCTCCGGCTGTCTCCCGCCTTGATCCGGCCGGGGGACCAAGTGATCGTCACCGGTACGATCGGGGATCACGGAACGGCGATTCTGATTGAACGGGAACAGCTGCAGGTGGAAACCGGACTTGCCAGCGACTGTGCGCCGCTGAACGGAATGCTGGAGCGGGTAACGGCTTCATTGGGCGGTGCCGTAAGACTTATGCGGGACCCGACCCGCGGCGGCGTAGCCACAACACTGAATGAATTTACGGAGGGGCAGGACTTTGGCATTCGGCTTGAGGAAAATGCGCTTCCCGTCAAAGGCGAAGTGAGTGGTCTATGCGGCATGCTGGGAATGGACCCGCTGTACATAGCTAATGAGGGCAAAGCCCTTCTGATAGTCGACGGGACCCAGGCGGACCGAGTAATAGAACTGCTGCGCAGTCACCCCAACGGACAGGACGCTGCCATAATCGGCGAAGTTGTCGCAGACCATCCGGGAAAGGTGTATATGCGCACGCTGGCCGGAGGGCACCGCATCATCGATATGCTGGTAGGCGACCAACTGCCCCGGATTTGTTAA